A genomic region of Deferribacterota bacterium contains the following coding sequences:
- a CDS encoding NAD-glutamate dehydrogenase — protein MFNIDVLTEKELIVREKQKKEKINFIKLGLKDENAKLFTDILLNNMPLYLMDLLGDKNLLEFTLFAYKSFENRASDTNYINGYNEKNLNFLPPNHSLVVLITNDKPFIVDSVREYFFEIKFDRFYIVHPIINVSRDESGNIKKIDDKNKDSINESVSFLFLENITSNFLKSAVNELRQIYYELNFVTNAFDKMSKRITHYKHINGFLTDKVNRFLEWLLYDNFIFMGIKEIEEINDNIEVRNFGIFEVDELSLDVKYLLKLVKDDKINKIDDQPIYINKYRHKSKIKRREYLDFIGLIKKGNNVNRFYIIVGLFTQDVVKASPFNIELLKDKLGAIVKYFNFIKESHDYKWLIELIN, from the coding sequence ATGTTCAACATAGATGTTTTAACTGAAAAAGAATTAATAGTCAGAGAAAAACAAAAAAAAGAAAAAATAAATTTTATTAAATTGGGGTTAAAAGATGAAAATGCTAAGTTATTTACAGATATTCTCTTAAATAATATGCCTTTATATTTAATGGATCTTTTAGGTGATAAAAATCTTTTAGAATTTACTTTATTTGCCTATAAATCCTTTGAAAACAGAGCATCAGATACCAATTATATAAATGGCTATAATGAAAAAAACCTTAATTTCTTACCACCCAATCACTCACTTGTTGTTTTAATAACTAATGATAAACCATTTATAGTAGATAGTGTGCGTGAATATTTCTTTGAAATAAAATTTGATAGATTCTACATAGTCCATCCAATAATTAATGTAAGTAGGGACGAATCTGGCAATATAAAAAAGATAGATGATAAAAATAAAGACAGTATAAATGAGTCTGTTTCATTTTTATTCTTAGAAAATATCACAAGTAACTTTTTAAAATCTGCTGTAAATGAACTAAGACAAATATATTATGAATTGAACTTTGTAACAAATGCCTTTGATAAGATGAGTAAAAGAATTACTCATTATAAGCATATTAATGGCTTCTTAACAGATAAAGTAAATCGCTTTCTCGAGTGGTTATTATACGATAATTTTATTTTTATGGGGATAAAAGAGATTGAGGAGATTAATGACAATATAGAGGTTAGAAATTTCGGTATTTTTGAGGTGGACGAACTCTCTTTAGATGTTAAATATCTCTTAAAGCTAGTTAAAGATGATAAAATAAATAAAATAGATGATCAGCCCATATATATAAATAAATACCGGCATAAATCTAAAATAAAAAGAAGGGAATATCTAGATTTTATTGGATTAATTAAAAAAGGTAATAATGTAAATAGATTTTATATAATAGTTGGACTGTTTACTCAAGATGTTGTCAAAGCCTCACCTTTTAATATAGAGTTATTAAAAGATAAATTAGGAGCAATTGTTAAATACTTTAATTTTATCAAAGAAAGCCATGATTATAAGTGGCTTATAGAACTTATCAATA